The genomic stretch attttttaaaaaattatttttgagatcatcacatcaaaataattcaaaatacataaaaattgatttttttaaaaacccggGTTGGCTCGCGTTTTCAAATGCTTTCTAAATATGCAATTagtattaatgttttttagttaaaaaataattataaaggtGTTGAAAAACATGACTCGGTTAATTTAATGAGTTAAAACACAATTTGAAAGACCAATAATAGATAATTTTGCTCGAgacaaaattcaagaaaacactttaaaaaatatatattaaaaaaataacaattaattcaTGTCAACTTGGGTTGATATGTTAAATTTAGAGCCTGAATTATAAGATTATgatagcaaattaaaataaattataaaatttaagtttcatTCAACCTAGTGTTGAATagtaaaagttttaaaaaaattcaattggaaAAAATGACACGAGTCAACCTAGCGTAACATTTTGAATACACAATCTAAATCATAATATTAGAATaacctgataaaaaataaatcaagataattTACTAAGATTAGTTCCCAGTCAACTTAATATTGAACAATAAAGTTATGAAAAATCatttagaaaaaacataaaaaataattttagttaatcTGCTAAACTTATAACTCGGGGCATGAGATCATGATGACCTCGtagaaatcaaactaaaaaaacaacccaGGTTATCCTGTTAAAATCGCGACTTGGGTTACGAGACCgagatattttcatataaagtaaatcaaaataaatttacaaaacacaattcttaatcaaactaTTGTTggacaatgaaattaaaaataaatcaatataaaaaaagggtgACACAATAAAGCAATTCGATTAAACCTGATGACTTGTGACTTAAGATCATGAAACatgataatctaataaaaaaatcaaatcaaatcaggaggcataattcataattaatcatgtattgaatgataaaattataaaaaatattaattaaaaaaaattacaaagccaaTCAGGTtaacttataataaaaataaaaaaccacaaaactCAATCTATAATAAACTAGATGctaacaagtaaaataaaataaataaataaacataaatttcattagaaaaacaaacgcaggaaacaaaaaaaacagcacTTTATAATAAATGGTGTTTTGTGAGAGGACGCCCCAAAAAAACaacatctctttctttctttctttcttgtcacTGTCAATGCTAATTTCCTGCTTTACTGCCTTGAAAATGTGACTTGAATGATCAAGTTGAACATTTTCAAAACTCTATGAATGCAAAGACCctatagcaattaaaaagaaaattaaatggtgtaggatttttattgttgttttagaCACAGATTCATTAAAGATTATACtctgaaatttatataaataaagcaTGTAATTAAGAGAACTGTAgggatgttgttttttttaaaaaaaattgttggcaCGTACTCCATACATTCCAGCATGTATTCCAcatcactatttaaaaaatgagatgCACGAGGTATCTTTGGATGGTTTAATTCTGGTCATCCACCATCTAGATAGatgtgcatatttttttttataatatgatatgacatatgTAGATATATCATGGTTGGATTGctgtttataattaattatttttgttttttttttcttttcgtgacaactaaaatatataattactttttatttatttattatttttctggaTCTAGTATAGCAGCAAGATTCAGTGCTCATGGGTTGACCACCAAAGTGTTTAAAacattctatatattttttaaaaactgatATTAACCCATTACTAAACGCAGGTGAATATAGCAGTAACTAACTATAGCTTGAATTAAATAGAAGAACTTCAGTTTAAACTTCCTCAACAGGTTTTTACATAATCagctttttatctattttttaaacgAAACGTCTGCTATATGGAAACAATTGTTGATCTAGTACATGTgattttaaaagctaaaacaaaTGTGCTTTTTGTGGAATTTTTagcaaaatttgattttttattactttagattagttttttttatttatgtatttatattagttttttttaaaaaaattattttaatatatttttaaataaaaaatacttttaaaaacaagataCTAACTAATAATTCATCGAAGTATCTCAATCAGTCCATATTTTCTCCGTGCATCGAGACTAAATTGTCCAGACATAGATTGGACCCGTCTCTTCGCCAAACAAACAAGAATATCGAGAAAGGAAACAAGAAAAACggattgaacttgaaaatgggaAAATAAGAAGTGGATCCCCAAAATCATTCTGGGAGACAATAATGGTGGTGGGGCCGGCCAATGGGACGGCGTGGGTGGTGTCAGGGATAGGACAGGGAGAACCAATAATACGATGCAAGGACGACGACTATGCAGGCTGAGAAAATCTGAAAACGATATGCCTTgttattgataataaatttccATACGTGTGATTGGTCAACGATCATCCAATTTGTAGGCAAAGTTAGGTGTGAGTGTACACATGTTAAATATTTCCACGTCTCTGGAAAAACCCAATGCCGCGATCACACAAGGCCCTGCAGAGGCCCTGTATTTCTAATCTATATTACCCTTGTAACCTAATACCATGAACCTTCCTTGGCTAATCAAACCGGAAGCCCAGCCCACTTGTTGAAAAGCTGAGATAAGTGTGTAACTTCATACTATGATCCTTCCTTCGCTAATCAAACCGgaagcccagcccagcccactTGGTGAAAAGCTGAGATAAGTGCAGGCAGCCCACTTGGTGATTGTGGAAGACTTTTCAGCGTTTTCATTATACTGGTAGAATAGTTAAACCCACTATTCTTTATTTAACctgcattttaaattaaataattgagaATTGTTTCTGCATTATCTTTTTCATTAGccaaatttaatgaaaaaactcagaggataattttttttttttttatgtttattgttGTCAATCTATCAAATCTACAATTCTATATTTAGACCccgtttggtattgtggtagaaaaatatttttcacaaattttaattttttttactttgaattagtatgttttttgatgtttccaaatcattttgatatactaattttaaaaataatttttaaaaaataaaaataaaatattgacatgctttttttgaatgaaaagcaCTCTGAAAAAATAACAGCAATCATACTCCCTAACACGCACTTAAACTGCATTaggttagattaatttttatttaattatataatataaagtataaaaattaatttactaaataaaaaaataatattagataaaaaaataaaaaaaccaatatatatatatataaaagccagCAAAAAAAGTCAGGTGGGTAGGCTAGATCTATCACAAATAGCCAGGTGTGTGGTCTAAGATAGGCTTTCGTGCCTATCCCAATTTTTAACATAAGGGGCGGACATCTGtaacttctttttaaaaaaaaattaacaagggaAAGGTGGATTGtcgaataaaatataataatatgtgtTTCACATAACCCAAACTTAACTTCTTATAATCAGCACCCCACGTGAACCAATTCAACCACGAcacaagattttataaaataactaaacaaGTATATTAATCTTGTTCACGATTTACATATACAGTTAAACGAATCCTAATTTTCTAGTTGCTTTGATAATTTAGTGCCCGTTTGTCATTGCGGTCaaatctgttttttaaaaaattaagtgtggtttgtacgttttgaatcgttttgatgtgctgatatcaaaaatgatttttaaaaaataaaaaaacattattggtatgcttttcggcacgaaaaactatttgaaaagcaatcgctatcacattctcaaacaccctcttagttaaaaaaatataaagtgaatGTTATTACTTCAACCAaatctcatgattttttttggaataacaCCACAATTTATCGTACAAAAACATCAACATCAGAGGTGGAACTAGGAGGAGGCAAACAAAGGTGTGGACcctgtgaaaaaaattttattttttatttagtatttaaatataaaataaaataaaatttttattttaaatgaataaaatttttaataatatatatcttattatattaattttgattttttctatcaaatacTACCTGTTCTGTCCCATTCAATATGGGTTATAAAGTGTGAACGAAAAAGAATACTGGTTGGAGTTGCAAAACCATTCCTAGCGGAtgctatattttcaaattaaataaaaaaaatgattaaattaatatggCAATGGATAGTTACGTCTTCAAACAATTATTAGATTCatataaactataaatacaCCGAAAAACGTACCAAAGTAGGGAGTAGGGTTCAAATTTTCTCTGTAGATTAAAAGCGTGTTTGGCAATGTGGTATCGGTTGCTTTTCCAATAGCTTTTCGTgttgaaatacatgccaatgatatttttttattttttaaaaattatttttgatatcagcacatcaaaacgatccaaaaaatacaaaccgcactcaattttaacaaaaaaaaaattcaaaattttactaAACACAGGTAGAAACGCAGCCCCAAACAGACTCTAAGGAGGCTGGGCAGATATccttattggtttttttaaaaaaaattattatgttttagcTATTAAATCTAACAACAAGGATCATGAgcagaaaataattaaaacatttcaCTGTAGAGTTAGTtcgtttaaaaattataaatcaaatacaAGAACCTCGTATAATTTTACGTCTACGCGTCTCGTAGTTGAAATCATAATTACTCGGGTACAATCTTTTCCGGAGTAATATAATGATTCGCtagggaaaaaacaaaataaaaaaaggaaaagagtaGGTGGTGCATTGGTGCTTGCTTAGCCGGCATCCGGTGACATTCGTGTTGAAATCTTGACATCTAACGAACCGGAGGGTCCGCATTAAAGATGGGTCCAAAACTAAGTGGCGCACGAAAAATGGCGGGAGGTTTTATCTTATTGCCACTTGACAGGTACGGAGAATATTAAAATGCACTGCGATATTATCTCGTTGCCACCACTTGAGAGATACGGAGAATATaagtctgtttatttttttattttaaaaatatttttttaaaaagaattattttttagattattttgatgtgctaatgttaaaaatatttttataaaataaaaaaattatttatatatattttcaagtaaaaaatatttaaaaaaacaatcatcatCACAATACCAGACATGTTTTAGACCAGTGAAACACTAGAATCCACACgctgaaataatttattttattctaaaaaaataataattaagagatggttatgttttaagaaatttagagaaacttaattaaattttgattaatttaacaataaaaaaataaatgaaaagaaatattttcctAGGCAAAGCTGAGTTAACATACGTCCCAAATAATAAGACCGGGATAACtcgataaaaaattaatggtaaataaaaacaaaactaaaaaaaatagagagatgaATATGGATTAAGGCATTTTAAAGCACAACACAGGTCATTTACCttgctatttttatatttattaaaatcaatttgtaatagaaattgataatctcataaaatttatctaataaaataaaagaaaaacaatactaTGTAGGGTTGTACTTgcacacattaaaaatatcataaaaaaagatatttttatttttttaactaaagttaacatatatatatatacacacacatatatattaagagcgtgtttggtagcggttgcttttcaaatagcttttcgtgccgaaaagcatgcaaatgatgtttttttattttttaaaaatcatttttgacatcagcacatcaaaacgatccagaaagtacaaccatcactcaattttaacaaaaaaaaaaaaaaaaaattttttgaatttttacaaaatatggcagcaatgccaaacgggctctaagagtcgtgtttaaaattaaattgtttttataaatatatgtataattatgttttcaaaCGCTCACTAATATTAACGGAGAAGATTGAATTTTGAACTTCAAGAATAAGAATAGCAGGGAAATCTACAATTTATATTAGGATTTTGCCTACTAAATGACACGATATTTATtgcaaagatttttttcttcaaatggtGTCATGTGAATCTCAGCACATTTAATGTTATAGCTataattatctaataaaatgatttttttaaaaaataaactagcaTGTTATTTTGCAATAAATAATGGTAAAACTGCAAATAGTAACATcttaagctttatttttttaaaaattattatctaatCACCACTGTTCTATAGATGAAAAACACATTTAATATCgcaatgataattatttttttgaagtattttaaatttaaaaatacatcaaaatatttttttaaatttatttttaacattagcatattaaaatgataaaaaaaccaggtaaataaaatttattttttaaaaaaataatatttttgcaacaaaaacaaacaaggtaGAAGTAGAAAAGGTTAGAAAGaagatgatttttcaaagagtgtatttgtttttgtatttttaaaaatatttttgaaaatgttttttttattttaaattaatatatcttaatattttcatattatatcgatacactaatattaaaaataaaaaaaattatttaatatattttaaaataaataatattataaaaaaataaccacctACTACATTACTAATCAATTTTTAAGTTTGCTGGTCGAccagattgaaattttaaaatcatatagcTACTATAAAATTCAAGacgctgtattttttttttttgcacccACGTGTAAAAAGTAGCGGTAAGTATGAGAAGGAAGGAGGAATTGAGTTCAAAACCCACCTCTTTTTAGAGTTCAAAACACATGCTAAAGACTAAACGGTTAAACCTATGAATATGTCAATGTACATTCACAGGCATTCATTATTAACCAAAGTTACCAAACAATGGATACCTTCCGTTACTGCTTGGACCGGCAGATTTGATTCGACTTTGAAAACAAAAGTAGATTCAGATTAGATTTTGGATTTGCTATTATAATCTTCTTAAGacaacaacaggatagggtgggagagagaataaagaaagaaggaaagccCACCTCAGTGCTTCTCACGCCAAAACAATCACTAACTTCAGACTGAGAATGTAACAAAAAGGAAACATAAAACAACTTCTCTGTCAATCCcattatcttgaattttatagCCCACCACAACCCTCTTGTCCCCTTCTCTTCACCTCCCAAgattctctgttttttcttgtctttctaTAGCGCCAGGAGTTGAATATAGACCATACACTGATACAAATGCATGtagtgtgtgtctatatatctGAACTTCAATCTTGATTCTGTTTCTTGGgtctctttcctttccttttctattttgttggaaagataGAGATGGGGTTGAGAAGTGCTTGGTTAGTGGtggtgtttttgtttcttgggGTTACTGTGGCAAAGAATGTGAGTGGGTTGAATGTATGGCCAATGCCGAAGTGGGTGAGTAGAGGGCACAGGAGGGTTTACATGAGTCAAGATTTTCAGCTAGTTACTGATGGGAGCAAGTACAGTGATGGCTCTGAGATTTTGAAGGATGGCTTTACAAGAATGCTTGATGTAGTGAAAGTTGCTCATGTTGTTGATGGTGATCTTTCCAGCGTAGACAAGTCTCTCATCATTAAAGGAATTCATGTTCTTATTTTCTCACCAGATGACCAGGTATGGAGTCATTGGTTATCAATTATCTTTCCAGTCagagccttttcttttcttttctgattaTTAGCTGATCAGTTCATTCACACGGGCCTAAAGATTAATGTTTAAAAGTCTGGGAATGTGATTCTTCTGAGCTAGGCTAAGAAGAAGTCATTTTCCCCTTTTTCTTTCCACTTGTATAAAAAGTTTCATTATCACCGctgacaactttttttaaaaagttgttttttttttcccgatctTGAAATACAAAGTGATGTGCAATTTGATAATCCTTttgttttaacttatttttcactAAATACAGCAATTATTAGGAAGTAATCAAGTATGAGCAGCAGCTAtcattaagttttatttaaacaacaatcatggctctttttttttttttggcattttagATGAAATCTGGATAGCTCCTTCCtttaatttagattaaacaaATGCTCCTTCTTCCTGTATTGTGGTGTGCTTTTACAGTTACAATATGGTGTTGCCGAGTCATACAAACTGCTGGTTCCTTCACCAGAGATGCCGGATTACGTCCATCTTGAGGTGGGTGCGCAACCACTACCTTTTATCTTTTTAGCAATTTTGTTTAACAACTTACACCTGTCCAACTCAATTGTAATAAGTATCTTTCTCAAGGAAGATGTTCAAATAGTAAGACTTGAAAGAAAATGCTGCTGGATTTTGTCTGACATTTCCTAAAAtagttttcatatatttatgttgaaattTAGCTTTGACATATTTGGATGTGCCATATAGCCATCGCATTGACAAATGTTTCCAGTCTCAATCTTTTGGACGAGGGGAAGGAGTCTCAAAGGAATTATTCGATGTCCTATCTAGATTAGTGAACTGAAACCTAGTATTTGCTTACGAGACGGGTCAATCATGCATTGTAGAGAACCAATAacattaaatcatgttttataaaatcttCCACTATCATGATTATAATCAATGATGGAGTGGGACCTTGCTGAAGcatggttgtttttttcataatttatgaacTCATGTTCTGTCGAGGCACCAAATTGATACATTTAATGGTCAATGCTGAATGTGGTCTACATCAGTAAGCTTTGATTCATGTAAATTGTTTGATCAATTCAAATTCTGTTTGGCAACATTACAGGCGCAGACTGTTTATGGGGCGTTACATGGGCTTCAGGTTTTATACTAATCCTTAAGACATGAAATTGTATCTCTTTTGATATTCCTACCAAGTTCAAAATTGTCTAAGTTTACATGACATTAAATTTTGTAGACATTCAGCCAATtgtgtcattttaattttacaagtagACTGATTGAAGTTCACATGGTCCCGTGGACTATCATTGATCAACCAAGATTCTCTTATCGAGGGCTCTTGATTGGTGAGTTGTTTTCTGCAGTCCTTTTCTGTAATATGTTTAGTTTACTTTTGATGTATATGTATTTCAAAGCCCCTGCTGAGGGCTTTATTCCATGCACTAGCTTCTGGTTTGATAAGGTTGGCAATTACGACTGAAGGTTTTAATGGGAAGAAAGTTTACTTCTTGTGAAATGGGTCTGGAGGGCTATCCCAAGCTGACATTGGGCCACTTGAAAAGCTTGATGTCCAATTGTTTGGTCGATTCTGTTTTTATATCTCAAATCCACtctgtattttcaaattataatgtgCTTGTCTGACTTACAAGTGGAATTTGTGCAGATACATCAAGACACTATCAGCCAGTGCCAATGATTAAGAAAGTAATTGATTCCATGGCCTATGCAAAATTGGTATGTGATGCATAGTTAACTAATCTATAGTTGAGAATCTTTTAGAATATTAGGtgaaataaatacatatttgttctaatgtttgctggaaaataatCAGTTGTATTTTGCTTTTAGCATTAAAGGTATAAGAGGTTTTCATGATCGCATTTGTTGAGGAGTATCATCCCTATTTCTGTTCATAACCATTTGCTAGGATTTAGTTTGCCTGAATTAGCTTCTTCCTCTAGAGGGACAGCAATGAAGTTTGGGAAATCTTGCATCCATAAAAAGGATAGGAAATAGTAATTTGTGCGTCAGTGTTTAATCCTTGGAACTTGCACCAGGAAACCTATCCAACATGAAATGAGACAGAAATTTGGCAACTGTCGCTTAAATCCTTTTTGAACAGAAAATGTTGTTAACACAACAATTTACTGTAATTAGCAGTTTGCTGATACGGTTTACTTTGTAACAAGATGTAATGTTGTTTCACACTGACCTTACGTTGATTTTTATCATCTAGCCTGTTGTAAGAACTCAGATAGCTGTGGTATTAATCATCTAGCCTGTTGTAAGACTCAGATAGCTGTTGTATTAACAGAATTAGTCGGCGAGAAGTGGATTTTCCTTGCAGAAGGTGTTAGCAGGTcaataaaacaattgaaaaacaaaacccgTCATTGgccttttatgattttattctgTTGCATATGCAGAATGTGTTGCACTGGCACATTGTAGATACCCAATCTTTCCCTTTGGAGATACCTTCATATCCACATCTGTGGGATGGGGCTTATTCAGTTTCAGAGCGGTACACATTTTCTGATGCTGCTGAAATTGTGAGGCAAGTGATTCTGCTGTCTTCACCTTCTACAAACTTATTGTCTATGTAGTTTTATCATCTCTAAtatgtcaagaaaaaaatttgcaGTTATGCTCAAAGGAGAGGAATTAATGTATTAGCTGAACTTGATGTTCCTGGACATGCTCTCTCATGGTAATAGTAACATTCTCGTATGGTGGTTTTCTCTGTT from Populus alba chromosome 8, ASM523922v2, whole genome shotgun sequence encodes the following:
- the LOC118055785 gene encoding beta-hexosaminidase 3 yields the protein MGLRSAWLVVVFLFLGVTVAKNVSGLNVWPMPKWVSRGHRRVYMSQDFQLVTDGSKYSDGSEILKDGFTRMLDVVKVAHVVDGDLSSVDKSLIIKGIHVLIFSPDDQLQYGVAESYKLLVPSPEMPDYVHLEAQTVYGALHGLQTFSQLCHFNFTSRLIEVHMVPWTIIDQPRFSYRGLLIDTSRHYQPVPMIKKVIDSMAYAKLNVLHWHIVDTQSFPLEIPSYPHLWDGAYSVSERYTFSDAAEIVSYAQRRGINVLAELDVPGHALSWGHGYPSLWPSKDCQQPLDVSNEFTFKVIDGILSDFSKIFKFKFVHLGGDEVDPSCWTTTPHITKWLKEHRMNGSQAYQYFVLRAQKIALSHGFEIVNWEETFNDFGNKLSRKTVVHNWLGGGVAEQVVASGLRCIVSNQDKWYLDHLDIPWEEFYKNEPLTNITNPEQQSLVLGGEVCMWGETVDGSNIEQTIWPRAAAAAERLWTPYDKLAKDPEKVAGRLAHFSCLLNQRGVAAAPLAGPGRGAPIEPGSCNAQ